From a region of the Pecten maximus chromosome 18, xPecMax1.1, whole genome shotgun sequence genome:
- the LOC117316635 gene encoding uncharacterized protein LOC117316635, whose product MGSNKSLDWIVDLDNAHDPKYGEPFQVPIVAATNENFKEYGNLVTDFDAEEVEIVPWPVMGRRPLCNGTGIFGGVAEGDFLHEWVGDKCKATSTAIGWGVDSDFFICRLGKGVDPDHKTRVLVREANNHPDGSQCFFPKEKLPFVALFALPGDDVKLEDFMAFYSDGGFGFHIRPSVWHQPMIPVSQKAVFRNKQGAVHACVGLDTVNEFGRFLSVPLKIHKAE is encoded by the coding sequence ATGGGGTCGAATAAATCACTTGATTGGATAGTCGACTTAGACAATGCGCATGATCCAAAATATGGGGAGCCATTTCAAGTACCAATCGTAGCAGCCACCAATGAAAACTTCAAAGAATACGGCAATTTAGTTACAGACTTTGACGCCGAAGAGGTTGAAATCGTTCCATGGCCTGTAATGGGCAGACGGCCATTATGCAATGGAACAGGTATATTCGGCGGAGTCGCTGAAGGTGACTTTCTTCATGAATGGGTTGGTGACAAATGTAAAGCTACAAGTACGGCGATCGGTTGGGGGGTCGACAGTGATTTTTTCATATGTCGATTAGGAAAAGGCGTCGATCCGGACCACAAGACGAGGGTTTTGGTTCGGGAAGCAAATAATCACCCCGACGGAAGTCAGTGTTTCTTTCCAAAGGAAAAACTTCCATTTGTGGCGCTGTTTGCTCTTCCTGGCGATGACGTCAAGTTAGAAGATTTCATGGCGTTCTACTCGGATGGGGGTTTCGGATTTCATATTCGACCGAGCGTTTGGCATCAGCCCATGATTCCTGTGAGTCAGAAAGCGGTGTTTAGGAACAAACAAGGCGCTGTCCACGCATGCGTTGGTCTCGATACCGTCAATGAGTTTGGGAGATTTCTCTCTGTTCCTCTCAAAATTCACAAAGCGGAGTGA
- the LOC117316636 gene encoding uncharacterized protein LOC117316636 produces the protein MGSNKSLDWIVDLDNAHDPKYGEPFQVPIVAATNENFKEYGNLVTDFDAEEVEIVPWPVMGRRPLCNGTGIFGGVAEGDFLHEWVGDKCKATSTAIGWGVDSDFFICRLGKGVDPDHKTRVLVREANNHPDGSQCFFPKEKLPFVALFALPGDDVKLEDFMAFYSDGSFGFHIRPNVWHQPMIPVSQKAVFRNKQGAVHACVGLDTVNEFGRFLSVPLKIHKAE, from the coding sequence ATGGGGTCGAATAAATCACTTGATTGGATAGTCGACTTAGACAATGCACATGATCCAAAATATGGGGAGCCATTTCAAGTACCAATCGTAGCAGCCACCAATGAAAACTTCAAAGAATACGGCAATTTAGTTACAGACTTTGACGCCGAAGAGGTTGAAATCGTTCCCTGGCCTGTAATGGGCAGACGGCCATTATGCAATGGAACAGGTATATTCGGCGGAGTCGCTGAAGGTGACTTTCTTCATGAATGGGTTGGTGACAAATGTAAAGCTACAAGTACGGCGATCGGTTGGGGGGTCGACAGTGATTTTTTCATATGTCGATTAGGAAAAGGCGTCGATCCGGACCACAAGACGAGGGTTTTGGTTCGGGAAGCAAATAATCACCCCGACGGAAGTCAGTGTTTCTTCCCAAAGGAAAAACTTCCATTTGTGGCGCTGTTTGCTCTTCCTGGCGATGACGTCAAGTTAGAAGATTTCATGGCGTTCTACTCGGATGGGAGTTTCGGATTTCATATTCGACCGAACGTTTGGCATCAGCCCATGATTCCTGTGAGTCAGAAAGCAGTGTTTAGGAACAAACAAGGCGCTGTCCACGCATGCGTTGGTCTCGATACCGTCAATGAGTTTGGGAGATTTCTCTCTGTTCCTCTCAAAATTCACAAAGCGGAGTGA